A genomic region of Raphanus sativus cultivar WK10039 chromosome 6, ASM80110v3, whole genome shotgun sequence contains the following coding sequences:
- the LOC108813534 gene encoding 3-ketoacyl-CoA synthase 20, whose protein sequence is MTQNQDQPRLPVPVHVTNSDQNPNPNNLPNFLLSVRLKYVKLGYHYLISNALYILLLPLLAATLANLSSFSLSDLTLLYNHLRFHFLSATLATALLISLSTAYFTTRPRRVFLLDFSCYKPDPSLICTRETFMDRSQRVGIFTEDNLAFQQKILERSGLGQKTYFPEALLRVPPNPCMEEARKEAETVMFGAIDAVLEKTGIKPKDIGILVVNCSLFNPTPSLSAMIVNKYKLRGNILSYNLGGMGCSAGLISIDLAKQLLQVQPNSYALVVSTENITQNWYLGNDRSMLLSNCIFRMGGAAVLLSNRSSDRSRSKYQLIHTVRTHKGADDNAFGCVYQREDNNAEETGKVGVSLSKNLMAIAGEALKTNITTLGPLVLPMSEQLLFFATLVARKVFKVKKIKPYIPDFKLAFEHFCIHAGGRAVLDEIEKNLDLSEWHMEPSRMTLNRFGNTSSSSLWYELAYSEAKGRIKRGDRTWQIAFGSGFKCNSAVWKALRTIDPVEKSNPWSDEIHEFPVAVPRITPVTSS, encoded by the exons TCCTGTCCCCGTCCACGTTACAAACTCCGaccaaaacccaaacccaaacaaCCTCCCCAACTTCCTCTTGTCCGTTCGTCTCAAATATGTCAAACTCGGTTACCATTACCTAATCTCCAACGCTCTCTAcatcctcctcctccctctCCTCGCCGCCACACTCGCAAACCTCTCATCTTTCTCCCTCAGCGACCTCACTCTCCTCTACAACCACCTCCGTTTCCATTTCCTCTCCGCCACTCTAGCCACCGCGCTCTTGATCTCTCTCTCCACCGCTTACTTCACCACCCGTCCTCGCCGTGTCTTCCTCCTCGACTTCTCATGTTACAAACCAGACCCTTCTTTGATCTGCACTCGAGAAACATTCATGGACCGTTCTCAACGTGTAGGTATCTTCACTGAAGACAATCTCGCGTTCCAACAAAAGATCCTCGAGAGGTCCGGTCTTGGTCAGAAGACTTACTTCCCTGAAGCTCTTCTTCGTGTTCCTCCGAACCCTTGTATGGAGGAAGCGAGAAAAGAAGCAGAGACGGTTATGTTCGGAGCTATCGATGCTGTTCTTGAGAAAACCGGTATTAAACCGAAAGATATTGGTATCCTTGTGGTTAACTGTAGCTTGTTTAATCCAACGCCGTCACTTTCTGCTATGATTGTGAATAAGTATAAGCTTAGAGGGAATATTCTGAGCTATAATCTCGGTGGAATGGGTTGTAGTGCTGGCCTTATCTCCATTGATCTCGCAAAACAGCTTCTCCAG GTCCAGCCAAACTCATACGCACTAGTGGTGAGCACAGAGAACATAACCCAAAACTGGTACTTAGGCAACGACCGATCAATGCTTCTATCTAACTGCATCTTCCGTATGGGTGGAGCCGCCGTACTTCTCTCGAACCGCTCTTCCGATCGCAGCCGTTCAAAATATCAGCTCATCCACACCGTCCGCACGCACAAAGGAGCTGACGACAACGCATTTGGCTGCGTTTACCAACGAGAAGACAACAACGCTGAAGAAACCGGCAAGGTCGGAGTCTCCCTCTCCAAAAACCTAATGGCAATAGCCGGAGAAGCACTCAAGACAAACATCACAACTCTGGGACCACTCGTCTTACCAATGTCCGAACAGCTTCTCTTTTTCGCAACCCTCGTGGCACGCAAAGTCTTCaaagtcaagaagatcaagcCTTATATTCCCGATTTCAAGCTAGCGTTCGAGCATTTCTGCATTCATGCTGGAGGTAGAGCCGTGCTTGACGAGATAGAGAAGAATCTCGATTTGTCCGAATGGCATATGGAGCCATCGAGGATGACGTTGAACCGGTTTGGTAATACCTCGAGTAGCTCGCTTTGGTATGAGCTTGCGTATAGTGAAGCTAAAGGAAGGATTAAGAGAGGAGACAGAACTTGGCAGATTGCTTTTGGGTCCGGTTTCAAGTGTAATAGTGCAGTTTGGAAAGCTTTGAGAACAATTGATCCGGTTGAAAAGTCTAACCCATGGAGTGATGAGATTCATGAGTTTCCTGTTGCAGTTCCGAGGATCACTCCCGTTACGTCCTCGTAG